Proteins encoded by one window of Camelus dromedarius isolate mCamDro1 chromosome 27, mCamDro1.pat, whole genome shotgun sequence:
- the TRAPPC5 gene encoding trafficking protein particle complex subunit 5, whose product MPGLLRRRKAARPNRRPQFPGGGGMEARFTRGKSALLERALARPRTEVSLSAFALLFSELVQHCQSRVFSVAELQARLAALGRQVGARVLDALVAREKGARRETKVLGALLFVKGAVWKALFGKEADKLEQANDDARTFYIIEREPLINTYISVPKENSTLNCASFTAGIVEAVLTHSGFPAKVTAHWHKGTTLMIKFEEAVIARDRALEGR is encoded by the exons ATGCCGGGCCTTTTACGACGCCGTAAAGCAGCTCGGCCGAATCGCCGGCCGCAGTTCCCG GGCGGCGGCGGCATGGAGGCGCGCTTCACGCGCGGGAAGTCGGCGCTGCTGGAGCGCGCGCTGGCCCGGCCGCGCACCGAGGTGAGCCTGAGCGCCTTCGCGCTGCTCTTCTCCGAGCTGGTGCAGCACTGCCAGAGCCGCGTCTTCTCGGTGGCCGAGCTGCAGGCGCGCCTGGCCGCGCTGGGCCGCCAGGTGGGCGCCCGCGTCCTGGACGCGCTGGTGGCTCGAGAAAAGGGTGCCCGGCGCGAAACCAAGGTGCTGGGCGCACTGCTGTTCGTTAAGGGCGCCGTGTGGAAGGCGCTCTTCGGCAAGGAGGCCGACAAGCTGGAGCAGGCCAACGACGACGCGCGCACCTTCTACATCATCGAGCGGGAGCCGCTCATCAACACCTATATCTCGGTGCCCAAGGAGAACAGCACGCTCAACTGCGCCAGCTTCACGGCGGGCATCGTGGAGGCGGTGCTCACGCACAGTGGCTTCCCCGCCAAGGTCACGGCGCACTGGCACAAGGGCACTACGCTCATGATCAAGTTCGAGGAGGCGGTCATCGCCCGAGACCGGGCCCTGGAGGGCCGCTGA